One genomic window of Numida meleagris isolate 19003 breed g44 Domestic line chromosome 1, NumMel1.0, whole genome shotgun sequence includes the following:
- the C1H7orf73 gene encoding uncharacterized protein C7orf73 homolog — protein sequence MLQFVLGFTLGNVVGMYLAQNYDIPNIAKKLEDFKKDVEAKKKPPSDKS from the exons ATGCTGCAGTTCGTG cttggTTTTACTCTTGGCAATGTGGTTGGGATGTATCTGGCTCAGAACTACGAT aTTCCTAACATTGCAAAGAAGCTTGAAGAtttcaagaaagatgtggaagcTAAGAAGAAACCTCCCAGTGACAAGTCCTAA